ACTCATCGGCGCGCACAGCACCGGTCCGGTGACCGGCGGCGCGGACTGGATTTGCGCGAAACCTGACCACTGGCTCTTTGAAGGGACCGGCATGAAAAAGGGTGATGGGATTCCCGGACTAGTTGGATGGGAATGGCACGGCGACCCTGCCAATATTCCCGGACTCGAAATCGTCGCCACCGGCCCCACGCAAGACGCGCCGGGCAAACTCAACAGCGGCGTTTACACCGCCACGATTTATCCCGGCCCGAAAGGGAACTTCGTCTTCAACGCGGCAACGTGCTGGTGGGCGGACGGAATGTCGGCGCCGCCCGGCTACGTGCGACCATCGGTTTACACGTCGCCGAAAGGACCGGACCCGCGCGCGCAACGCATCACAGCGAATGTGTTGGAGCAAATGAAACGACGGGTGAAGTTAGCCGTGTAGCCCTTGGAAATACCCGGTCGTGACTGCGATTCGTTCAACCGTTGACCGGTCATAACGAAACGTTGTTGTAGAGGCGGCAAACAATCCCGACAGAATTGCGCCCTCCAGCCCAAGGTTGCCGAGCTTGCGAGGCTGCCCTGGGTCACCATTCGGAAATGGATTCAACCGCAACGCAGTTGTGGCAAATTTGGGGCGTGACGGATGGACGGGAACGGAGTTGACCCGAACGATACAGGAACGCCGACTGGAACCTGCGTTTCGCGCCTGATTTTCGGCGGCTCATTTTTCTTGAAGTCCGTTGCGCGCCACCCACAGTTGCATTCATGGCAAAGCAATCTCCGCCGGCCTGGCGTTTCGTGTCTTTCGACGAGGCAGAGGTCGAGAAACTTCCCGGCAAGACGCACTACTGGCATTGCAAGCCCGGGATGGTCAGGGACACGAACTTCCTGTTCGTCCGCGCGCAACTTCCGCCGGGCGAGGCGCACAAGTTTCATTTTCATCCCGCGATGGAGGAAATGCTTTACATCCTGTCCGGCGCCGCGGAGCAATGGGTGGAAAAGGAGAAACGCGTGATGAAACCGGGCGACTCGCTTTATCTGCCGGCCGGCGTCATTCACGGCACCTTCAACGCGAGCGACGAGGCGCTCGATTTTCTCGCGGTCCTCG
This region of Candidatus Angelobacter sp. genomic DNA includes:
- a CDS encoding cupin domain-containing protein; translated protein: MAKQSPPAWRFVSFDEAEVEKLPGKTHYWHCKPGMVRDTNFLFVRAQLPPGEAHKFHFHPAMEEMLYILSGAAEQWVEKEKRVMKPGDSLYLPAGVIHGTFNASDEALDFLAVLAPAKTTGPVTVEVGEEEPWKSLRR